From the genome of Papaver somniferum cultivar HN1 chromosome 2, ASM357369v1, whole genome shotgun sequence, one region includes:
- the LOC113349617 gene encoding lipase-like — translation MDRFQWLKIVVLLWLFTITGARELQVKHMELQIKQSDNGPVYNHTLAKILVEYASAVYMSDLTELFTWTCSRCDDMIREFEVLELIVDVQHCLQAFVGYAKDLNAVVIAFRGTQEHSIQNWVEDLFWKQLDLNYPGMPDAMVHHGFYSAYHNTTIRPCLLNAVRRAKRLYGDIPIMVTGHSMGGAMASFCALDLSVNFDGPCEVQLMTFGQPRIGNSVFASYFSQHVPNTIRVTHAHDIVPHLPPYYTYFPQKTYHHFPREVWIYNVGLESLVYVAEKICDASGEDPSCSRSVMGNSITDHLSYYGIQLQAETWGSCRIVNSNLNNYGVKDLRGNIILSRDPTTTPAIVLNSEIGTQSASAM, via the exons ATGGATCGATTTCAATGGCTAAAGATTGTTGTTTTACTCTGGTTATTTACAATCACTGGAGCTAGAG AATTGCAAGTCAAACATATGGAACTGCAAATTAAGCAAAGTGACAATGGTCCTGTCTACAATCATACTCTTGCAAAGATATTGGTGGAGTATGCTTCTGCG GTTTACATGTCGGATCTTACGGAATTGTTTACTTGGACTTGCTCAAGATGTGATGATATGATTAGGGAGTTTGAAGTGCTGGAGCTGATTGTTGATGTCCAGCATTGTTTACAG GCATTTGTTGGGTATGCTAAGGATCTTAATGCTGTCGTTATTGCATTTAGGGGTACTCAAGAGCACAG CATTCAGAATTGGGTTGAAGATTTGTTCTGGAAGCAACTTGATCTAAACTATCCCGGCATGCCTGATGCAATG GTGCATCATGGATTTTATTCAGCATATCATAATACGACTATTAGGCCTTGTCTTCTAAATGCTGTAAGAAGAGCCAAGAGGTTATACGGGGACATTCCCATCATGGTCACGGGGCATTCTATGGGCGGGGCAATGGCTTCTTTTTGTGCACTTGATCTATCA GTAAATTTTGATGGACCTTGTGAAGTTCAACTTATGACCTTTGGACAGCCACGTATTGGCAACTCAGTATTTGCATCATATTTCAGCCAGCATGTGCCAAATACAATACGAGTAACTCATGCGCATGACATAGTGCCTCATTTGCCTCCCTACTATACTTACTTTCCACAGAAGACTTATCACCACTTCCCAAGAGAG GTGTGGATTTACAACGTTGGTTTGGAAAGTCTAGTTTATGTAGCCGAGAAGATCTGTGATGCATCTGGTGAAGACCCATCGTGTAGCAG GTCTGTAATGGGAAACAGCATCACGGATCACTTGTCATATTATGGAATCCAACTACAAGCTGAGACATGGGGTTCATGCAGAATTGTCAACTCAAATTTGAATAACTACGGGGTAAAAGATCTAAGAGGGAACATAATTTTGTCGAGGGATCCTACTACTACTCCGGCTATAGTACTAAATAGTGAAATTGGTACTCAAAGTGCTTCTGCTATGTAA